From a region of the Alphaproteobacteria bacterium genome:
- a CDS encoding IS1380 family transposase produces the protein MANPAGESGNQPLRLDFDRRLKLEFHGSRITTDAGLLAYRELDDALRLTNMVGDELVDPRTGKNGQHAMTGLFRQSVFGRLGGYEDVNDADRLGRDPAMRWIVGGRAVARSAASTSQMARFETEFLAADENLAALADLSGQWIDRVHARHPPKAIVLDMDSSVSPTHGDQEGTAYNGHFACTCYHPLFVFNQFGDLERSELRPGNVHSADGWRGVLEPVVERYRERDLRRYFRGDAAFASPDIYAFLEAEGYKYTIRLKANAILQQSIAYLLTRPVGRPPNHVVCTHASFSYQAGSWDKKRRVVAKVEWHPGQLYPTVGFIVTNLTRPAKRVVAFYNQRGTAEQHIKEGKNAIVWTRLSCRRFQNNAVRLQLHALAYNLGNFMRTLALPEAVEQWSLTSLREKLIKIGARIVTHGRYVTFQMAEVAVPGDCSPRSCD, from the coding sequence ATGGCGAACCCGGCGGGTGAATCTGGGAACCAGCCTTTGCGACTCGATTTCGACCGCCGCCTGAAGCTTGAATTCCACGGTTCGAGGATCACCACCGACGCCGGATTGCTTGCCTACCGCGAGCTCGATGACGCGCTCCGATTAACGAACATGGTCGGCGATGAACTCGTTGATCCGCGCACCGGCAAGAACGGCCAGCACGCGATGACGGGATTGTTTCGCCAATCCGTCTTCGGCCGCCTCGGTGGCTACGAGGACGTGAACGACGCCGACCGTCTGGGACGTGATCCGGCGATGCGATGGATTGTCGGCGGCCGGGCTGTTGCGAGATCAGCGGCATCGACCAGCCAGATGGCGCGCTTCGAGACGGAGTTTCTTGCCGCCGACGAGAACCTCGCCGCACTGGCCGATCTGTCAGGACAATGGATTGACCGGGTGCACGCCCGGCATCCGCCCAAAGCAATCGTGCTCGACATGGATTCGAGCGTCAGCCCGACCCATGGCGATCAGGAAGGCACCGCCTACAACGGGCACTTCGCCTGCACCTGCTACCATCCGCTGTTTGTGTTCAACCAATTCGGCGATCTGGAACGCAGCGAACTTCGTCCGGGCAACGTTCACAGCGCCGACGGCTGGCGCGGCGTTCTGGAGCCTGTCGTTGAGCGTTACCGGGAACGGGACCTGCGCCGCTACTTCCGAGGCGATGCCGCGTTCGCCTCACCGGACATCTATGCGTTTCTGGAGGCCGAGGGCTACAAGTACACGATCCGTCTCAAGGCCAACGCGATCCTTCAGCAAAGCATCGCCTACCTGCTGACGAGGCCTGTCGGCCGCCCACCAAATCATGTGGTTTGCACCCATGCCAGCTTCAGCTACCAGGCAGGGTCATGGGACAAGAAGCGCCGCGTCGTCGCCAAGGTGGAATGGCATCCCGGCCAACTCTATCCGACCGTCGGCTTCATCGTCACCAACCTGACCCGACCGGCCAAGCGCGTGGTCGCCTTCTACAATCAGCGCGGCACGGCCGAGCAGCACATCAAGGAGGGCAAGAACGCGATTGTGTGGACCCGGCTGTCGTGCCGGCGGTTCCAGAACAATGCCGTGCGGCTTCAGCTTCATGCGCTCGCCTACAATCTCGGTAACTTCATGCGGACGCTGGCTCTGCCGGAGGCGGTCGAACAGTGGTCGCTGACCAGCCTGAGGGAGAAGCTGATCAAGATCGGCGCCAGGATCGTCACGCACGGCCGCTACGTCACATTCCAGATGGCCGAGGTCGCGGTGCCGGGGGATTGTTCGCCGAGATCCTGCGACTGA
- a CDS encoding nuclear transport factor 2 family protein — MATLMLQLAFIWEMSVELRARWHQAVLKQRNWGNSGKSFTGGDMDQTAKYIEMMKIYELLFAYTHALDHTEPLDFANCFSPDGMLGHGNHSIRGREKLRDHAEVHRAIPTRHLSASPVYRIADDGMSAKGQSTVVVTVATRRGYKIFFSGHFDDELTKVDGTWLLNRRWAVDSRLPGEPDFSVGPADPDVAELLQQVYDSFHRLGRKTA; from the coding sequence ATGGCTACCCTGATGCTGCAACTGGCGTTCATCTGGGAAATGTCGGTTGAACTTCGTGCCCGCTGGCATCAGGCTGTCCTGAAGCAACGCAACTGGGGAAACTCAGGCAAATCATTCACCGGGGGCGACATGGACCAGACCGCCAAATACATCGAAATGATGAAGATCTATGAGCTTCTGTTTGCTTATACGCACGCGCTTGACCACACGGAGCCCCTGGACTTCGCCAATTGCTTCAGTCCGGACGGCATGCTGGGTCACGGCAATCATAGCATTCGGGGACGTGAGAAGCTGCGCGACCATGCCGAAGTGCATCGGGCAATTCCAACACGTCACTTGTCGGCCTCGCCTGTCTATCGCATCGCGGACGACGGCATGTCCGCAAAGGGTCAATCAACCGTCGTTGTCACCGTGGCTACGCGCCGAGGCTATAAGATATTCTTCTCAGGCCACTTCGACGACGAGTTGACGAAGGTTGATGGGACCTGGCTGCTGAACCGACGTTGGGCAGTGGATTCGCGCCTGCCAGGTGAGCCGGACTTTTCCGTCGGACCCGCAGACCCGGACGTCGCCGAGTTGCTTCAACAGGTCTATGACTCGTTCCATCGGCTGGGCCGCAAGACTGCTTGA
- a CDS encoding AEC family transporter produces the protein MLELLGLILPVFAVVAVGYLTVRFGVVPASIAPPLVQFVYHISLPALIFHIIAGDPIMAFLNWDFWITFGGGSLLVLVLVFLVGRSWLGGDLAHRAILAFAAVWINSGFIALPILHVLFGAKGVPPAAIANMINAAILFPVLAAILETTRVGEHGEKRAPWRLARNVVLSPMVWPTVLGIIFVVFAIPVPKPVEDFLVILGSALTPCALFAIGASIDFKEMLHDIRRIVVLSMVKLFALPAVVLGIGLALDMAPFYLIAATICAAVPTAKSVFFLANEYHVAEKSAAVMISATTVAAIVTMTIWLMVLAAIYPSVFHGDL, from the coding sequence ATGCTCGAACTACTTGGGCTGATATTGCCTGTATTTGCAGTTGTCGCGGTGGGGTACCTGACCGTGCGCTTCGGGGTCGTGCCCGCGTCGATCGCGCCGCCCCTAGTCCAGTTCGTCTACCACATCTCTCTGCCCGCCTTGATATTCCACATCATTGCCGGCGACCCGATCATGGCGTTTTTGAACTGGGATTTCTGGATCACTTTTGGCGGCGGTTCGCTCCTGGTCCTCGTGCTGGTCTTCCTTGTTGGTCGGTCCTGGCTGGGGGGCGATCTGGCTCACCGCGCGATCCTGGCGTTTGCGGCGGTGTGGATCAACTCGGGGTTTATTGCCTTGCCGATCCTGCATGTTCTCTTCGGCGCCAAGGGCGTCCCTCCCGCCGCTATCGCCAACATGATCAATGCCGCCATTTTGTTTCCGGTGTTGGCTGCGATCCTGGAGACAACGCGTGTTGGCGAACACGGTGAAAAGAGAGCGCCTTGGCGTCTCGCGCGAAATGTCGTCTTAAGTCCAATGGTGTGGCCAACGGTGCTCGGCATTATCTTTGTTGTCTTCGCGATCCCCGTGCCGAAGCCGGTCGAAGACTTCCTCGTCATTCTGGGATCAGCGCTCACGCCCTGCGCGCTGTTTGCCATCGGTGCATCGATCGATTTCAAGGAGATGCTGCACGACATCAGGCGCATCGTCGTTCTTTCGATGGTCAAGCTATTCGCCCTGCCAGCAGTTGTGCTCGGCATCGGACTCGCGCTTGACATGGCGCCCTTCTATCTGATTGCCGCCACCATTTGTGCTGCGGTGCCGACCGCAAAGAGTGTCTTTTTCCTGGCGAATGAGTATCACGTCGCGGAGAAAAGTGCCGCGGTCATGATTTCCGCCACCACCGTGGCGGCGATTGTCACCATGACGATCTGGCTCATGGTGCTCGCAGCGATCTATCCTTCGGTGTTCCACGGCGACCTGTGA
- a CDS encoding nuclear transport factor 2 family protein, whose product MAAEDEVRAASRKFYAALNRMLGGDASSLGDIWSHSSTVSTMHPIGGREIGWEQVRASFEQVARSSTGGRVELTEQLIRIAGEFAYELGVERAQFSISGEPLSLNSRVTNIYRRQAGNWKVVHHHGDKSPGIFEALNRSKT is encoded by the coding sequence ATGGCGGCAGAAGACGAAGTCCGCGCGGCATCGAGAAAATTCTACGCAGCGCTGAACCGAATGCTCGGTGGAGATGCTAGTTCGTTGGGAGACATCTGGTCACACAGTTCGACTGTTTCGACCATGCACCCGATTGGCGGTCGGGAGATCGGGTGGGAACAGGTCAGAGCATCGTTTGAGCAAGTCGCTCGGTCTTCGACAGGTGGTCGGGTTGAACTAACGGAACAGTTAATTCGGATTGCCGGAGAGTTCGCTTACGAGCTGGGTGTCGAGCGTGCGCAGTTTTCCATTTCCGGGGAGCCGTTAAGCTTGAATTCGCGTGTTACGAATATCTATCGGCGGCAGGCCGGAAATTGGAAGGTCGTCCATCATCACGGCGACAAATCTCCGGGCATATTCGAAGCATTGAACCGTTCGAAGACCTAG
- a CDS encoding DUF4440 domain-containing protein, whose translation MDMKKFLEDFDAAYNEAFNRGDAAGCAAFFSEDVILMAPDQPMTRGKKAFEETYLSRMEQSTGGTHSNELVEYGVEGDLAYQIGTYAVTGTNPPEQGKFLNILRRQADGTWKVTVSIFNSDGP comes from the coding sequence ATGGATATGAAAAAGTTTCTAGAAGACTTTGACGCTGCGTATAACGAGGCTTTTAACCGAGGTGATGCCGCAGGCTGTGCCGCATTTTTTTCCGAAGATGTTATCTTGATGGCACCTGATCAACCGATGACTCGTGGCAAAAAGGCATTTGAAGAAACCTACCTTTCTCGGATGGAGCAAAGTACCGGCGGCACGCATAGCAATGAACTGGTGGAATACGGTGTCGAGGGTGACCTGGCCTATCAGATAGGAACCTACGCCGTGACAGGCACGAATCCACCGGAGCAGGGCAAGTTCCTCAATATTTTGAGACGCCAGGCAGACGGCACATGGAAGGTCACCGTGTCCATCTTTAACAGCGACGGGCCGTAG
- a CDS encoding MFS transporter → MTTIAKITLMFVVFVDLIGQGLVFPIINTLIMDRSSGFLPESTSMGLRHFDYGLVIGIFFLAWFLGVVYVAKVSDSIGRKNALLICLGGALTGYAITLVSLYVNSLWLLILGRAITGFTAGNQPIAQAAMIDGSTDDADRDRNMGFIVTGISFGLVGGPIIGGILSDPDLLGSVASLKLPFYAAFVLVLLAIALVIVFFRDIRTERTPFVFRPRDITDSLWRVTQFPIVMRIMPVYALFMVANVTFYIFVDNYLTSAFGYGVLGGSVAMLVIGVALATSSTFLVKPAQWRFGKQLIVGMSLVTMVICSLAFVLIPVAFLTFVPIFFFYFLFGVSYPTLLGMFSGSVSEADQGWVMGVTTAVFCLAGGIMSLSGGGLMSVDIRSPYYIASAAAALGLLFMATTWGAPAMRKLLARPGAS, encoded by the coding sequence ATGACGACGATCGCTAAGATCACGCTGATGTTCGTGGTCTTTGTCGACCTGATCGGGCAAGGGCTGGTTTTCCCGATCATCAACACTCTGATCATGGACCGGTCGTCCGGCTTTCTGCCCGAGAGCACGTCAATGGGCTTGCGCCATTTCGACTATGGCTTGGTCATCGGCATCTTCTTCCTCGCCTGGTTCCTCGGCGTGGTTTACGTCGCCAAAGTTTCCGATTCGATCGGCCGCAAGAACGCCCTGCTGATCTGCCTCGGCGGTGCTCTGACCGGCTATGCGATAACCCTTGTCTCGCTCTACGTAAACAGCCTCTGGCTGCTGATTCTCGGCCGGGCGATTACCGGCTTCACCGCCGGCAACCAACCGATCGCCCAGGCGGCGATGATCGACGGGAGCACCGACGATGCCGACCGCGACCGAAACATGGGCTTCATCGTCACCGGCATCAGCTTCGGTCTGGTCGGCGGTCCCATCATCGGCGGCATTCTGTCCGATCCCGACTTGCTCGGCAGTGTGGCGAGCCTCAAGCTGCCGTTCTACGCGGCGTTTGTACTGGTGCTGCTCGCAATCGCGCTGGTGATCGTTTTCTTCCGCGACATTCGCACGGAGCGCACACCCTTTGTCTTCCGGCCACGCGACATTACCGACAGCCTGTGGCGGGTCACCCAATTTCCGATCGTCATGCGGATTATGCCGGTCTATGCCCTGTTCATGGTCGCAAACGTCACTTTCTACATCTTCGTCGACAATTACCTGACGAGCGCGTTCGGATATGGCGTGCTTGGTGGCAGCGTGGCCATGTTGGTGATCGGCGTCGCTTTGGCGACAAGCAGTACTTTCCTGGTCAAGCCGGCGCAGTGGCGGTTCGGCAAGCAGCTCATCGTCGGCATGAGCCTGGTGACCATGGTGATCTGCTCGCTTGCTTTTGTGCTGATTCCGGTGGCGTTCCTGACATTCGTTCCGATCTTCTTCTTCTACTTTTTGTTCGGGGTGTCGTATCCGACGCTCCTCGGCATGTTTTCGGGCAGCGTGAGCGAGGCCGATCAGGGCTGGGTCATGGGTGTCACGACCGCGGTCTTTTGCCTCGCCGGCGGAATCATGTCGCTGTCGGGCGGCGGGCTGATGAGCGTCGACATCCGCTCGCCGTACTATATCGCGTCGGCGGCAGCAGCTCTTGGGTTGCTGTTCATGGCGACGACATGGGGCGCACCGGCGATGCGCAAATTATTGGCGCGACCCGGCGCATCATGA
- a CDS encoding L-2-amino-thiazoline-4-carboxylic acid hydrolase, translated as MKESKHLERRRIEAEMIARIYREMTNVVDSKTALQVLTTVIENAAFEEGQAFEAKAKGGPSLDHFRTILDYWGDAMDIEDIEEDGGTLQFKVVRCHYIKFYEKIGLPPELVKLLSCARDAPFAKGYGIEFSRNQTLAEGADHCDFCYNWRSGNE; from the coding sequence ATGAAAGAATCCAAACATCTTGAGCGCCGGAGAATAGAGGCCGAAATGATTGCGCGCATCTATCGAGAAATGACCAACGTTGTTGACTCCAAGACAGCATTACAAGTCTTGACCACTGTAATCGAAAATGCGGCATTTGAAGAGGGCCAAGCGTTCGAGGCCAAAGCAAAAGGCGGCCCCAGCCTTGATCATTTTAGAACGATCTTGGACTACTGGGGGGATGCAATGGATATCGAGGACATCGAGGAGGATGGGGGCACATTACAGTTCAAGGTAGTGCGTTGTCATTATATCAAGTTCTACGAGAAGATCGGATTACCACCTGAACTCGTTAAGCTGCTTTCTTGCGCTCGTGACGCTCCTTTCGCCAAAGGTTACGGCATCGAATTCTCTCGGAATCAGACTTTGGCTGAAGGAGCGGATCATTGTGACTTTTGCTACAACTGGCGCTCAGGCAATGAGTGA
- a CDS encoding tyrosine-type recombinase/integrase, with protein sequence MFENTDKYETSAARVPWNKGKLTGQKPPLQPKHVWTIRAQLQLTGRARDLALFNLAIDSKLRGCDVVALRVEDVAPHGYALDRATVRQRKTGRPVKFELTDHTRAAIDDYLRTKPRRHREYLFGGRGQTDRHLSTRQYARLVSDWIALAGLDPLQFGTHSLRRTKATLIYRKTGNLRAVQLLLGHTKIESTVRYLGVEVDDALAIAEQVEV encoded by the coding sequence ATGTTCGAAAACACAGACAAATACGAAACCAGTGCCGCGCGCGTTCCCTGGAACAAGGGAAAACTCACCGGTCAGAAGCCACCACTACAGCCGAAACATGTCTGGACGATCAGAGCCCAACTGCAATTGACCGGACGGGCTCGCGACCTGGCGTTATTCAATCTGGCGATCGACAGCAAACTTCGCGGCTGCGATGTCGTTGCTCTACGTGTTGAGGATGTCGCCCCTCACGGCTATGCACTGGACCGGGCAACAGTCCGGCAGAGGAAAACCGGTCGACCCGTCAAGTTCGAACTTACGGACCACACTCGAGCCGCGATTGATGACTATCTACGGACCAAACCGAGAAGGCACAGAGAGTATCTATTTGGCGGGCGCGGCCAGACCGATCGCCATCTGTCGACGCGCCAGTACGCGCGTCTGGTTTCTGATTGGATCGCGCTGGCTGGTCTCGATCCGCTTCAATTCGGCACACATTCGCTCCGCCGAACGAAGGCGACACTGATTTATCGAAAGACCGGGAATCTGCGAGCGGTTCAGCTTCTTCTCGGTCACACAAAGATCGAAAGTACGGTGCGATACCTCGGTGTTGAAGTTGACGATGCACTGGCAATCGCAGAGCAAGTCGAAGTCTGA
- a CDS encoding PLP-dependent cysteine synthase family protein codes for MNDQPTETNGNPKIISKDASCSLPDRMWVSEAVERIDADFNRSADTHLIKVGLSGFEDIDLYLKDESTHPSGSLKHRLARSLFLYGLCNGRIRKGTPIIEASSGSTAISEAYFARLLGLPFMAVVPEATSQQKIEQIEFFGGECVRVSPHSIYDEAEALAVRLHGHYMDQFNDAAHATDWRGNNNIAESIFEQMARERHPVPKWIVVSAGTGGTAATIGRFIRYQCEYLTQSQLCVVDPENSVFFDFFCTGDGDLTTSRTSRIEGIGRPRVESSFIPEVIDRMIQVPDAASIGTIWWLEAVLGRKCGGSTGTNVFGALNLMNEMRSRGERGSVVTLICDPGERYLGTYYDHAWVADQNLDAAFYRQHLSELIGQT; via the coding sequence ATGAATGACCAGCCTACAGAAACAAACGGGAACCCGAAGATCATCTCAAAGGACGCATCGTGCTCTCTTCCTGATCGTATGTGGGTGAGCGAAGCGGTTGAGAGGATCGATGCGGATTTCAATCGTTCCGCGGATACCCATCTGATCAAAGTTGGGCTCTCGGGTTTTGAAGACATCGATCTATACCTCAAGGACGAGTCCACGCATCCCTCAGGCAGCCTGAAGCACCGCTTGGCCCGGTCGCTATTCCTGTATGGCTTATGCAACGGGCGCATTCGCAAAGGCACGCCGATCATTGAGGCCTCTTCGGGGAGCACCGCCATCTCGGAAGCTTACTTTGCCCGATTGCTTGGGCTGCCCTTTATGGCGGTGGTGCCCGAGGCCACATCGCAGCAAAAGATTGAGCAAATCGAATTCTTCGGTGGCGAATGCGTCCGGGTTTCGCCGCACAGCATTTACGACGAAGCCGAAGCTCTCGCAGTGCGGTTGCACGGGCACTATATGGATCAATTCAACGATGCGGCGCATGCCACGGACTGGCGAGGAAACAACAACATTGCAGAAAGCATCTTTGAGCAGATGGCCAGAGAACGCCATCCCGTCCCGAAATGGATTGTCGTGAGCGCCGGGACGGGCGGCACGGCGGCGACGATCGGCCGGTTCATCCGTTATCAATGCGAGTACCTCACTCAGTCCCAGCTATGCGTGGTCGATCCTGAAAACTCAGTCTTTTTTGATTTCTTTTGCACCGGCGATGGTGACCTAACGACCTCCAGAACCTCTCGCATTGAAGGGATCGGCCGTCCACGGGTTGAATCCTCGTTCATACCAGAGGTGATTGACCGGATGATCCAAGTGCCGGATGCAGCCTCGATCGGAACCATCTGGTGGCTTGAAGCGGTGCTTGGCCGTAAGTGTGGCGGATCGACAGGAACAAACGTTTTTGGTGCGCTTAACTTGATGAACGAGATGCGGTCACGCGGCGAACGAGGAAGTGTCGTCACCCTCATCTGCGATCCAGGCGAGCGATACCTGGGCACATATTATGATCATGCGTGGGTAGCGGATCAGAACCTGGACGCAGCGTTTTACCGGCAACATCTGTCAGAACTAATCGGGCAAACTTGA
- a CDS encoding FAD-dependent oxidoreductase, with product MSVNEAPPTHARVAIIGGGIAGSSIAYHLTKFGISDVIVVERGALTCGTSWHAAGLIMQLRSSHSLTELARYNVELYGGLEAETGQATGFKQNGTLAIARNKDRLYEIKRSATIAKSFGIEADIIGAKEAKELYPAIDENLVEGALFIAKDGQTNAVDTVMSLIAGAKQGGARVFENSPVTRLERLASGEYRLETPGGAVQCETLVLSCGLWTRGLAAQLGIRVPLYACEHMYVVTEAMDLVAPTLPVLRDTDGYVYIKEEAGKLLIGSFEPRGKPLAVENLPAEQQFIELQEDWDHFELPFSKAMEIIPALEEAGIQRFMNGPESFTPDALFALGEAPGVANCFVAAGFNSEGFEMGAGAGRALAEWIVEGEPVMDLSDVDVARFHPFQANRKYLHDRAGESLGSIYEMHWPNKQHQTARPVRKSPLHDRLAARNACFGETAGWERAMWFAPKGVEPRDIYSHQWPNWYEYTAEECRAAREDVVVLDQSSFGKTLVQGHDACAFLQRMCAGDVDVAVGKLVYTHMLNRQGGVETDLTIDRLAEDRYMIVSSAATHQRDMAWIGKHLDPDEHVTTTDVTSAYSVLSVQGPKSRDLLARITDADLSNLAFPFLTSREIDIGDARVMAKRLTFIGELGWELHIPSEFVQNVFDILMEAGAEFGLRMAGYHALEHLRCERAYREYGFDITPDDTLYEAGLGFTVKLDTRGGFMGRDAIAPQRGQVLNKRLVMFKLTDPEPALFHDELIRLDGEIVGYISSGSYGFTLGRAVGMGYVRHPDGVTQELIENSRFEIEIACEHYSAEASFRAFYDPTGERVKV from the coding sequence GTGTCCGTGAACGAGGCCCCGCCGACACACGCCCGCGTCGCCATCATCGGTGGCGGTATCGCCGGCAGCAGCATCGCCTATCACCTGACCAAGTTCGGCATATCCGACGTGATTGTCGTGGAGCGCGGCGCGCTGACCTGCGGCACGTCATGGCATGCGGCTGGGCTGATCATGCAGCTTCGCTCCAGCCATAGCCTGACGGAATTGGCCCGCTATAACGTGGAACTTTACGGCGGCCTGGAGGCTGAGACCGGCCAGGCGACTGGCTTCAAACAGAACGGAACCCTGGCCATCGCGCGGAACAAGGACCGTCTGTACGAGATCAAGCGGTCGGCCACCATCGCCAAGAGCTTCGGAATCGAGGCGGATATCATCGGGGCCAAAGAGGCCAAGGAGCTTTATCCCGCCATCGACGAGAACCTGGTGGAGGGCGCGCTCTTTATCGCCAAGGACGGCCAGACCAACGCGGTCGATACGGTGATGTCCCTGATTGCCGGGGCCAAGCAAGGCGGCGCCCGTGTATTCGAAAATTCGCCGGTGACACGGCTGGAACGGTTGGCGTCCGGTGAATACCGTCTCGAAACGCCGGGCGGCGCCGTCCAATGTGAGACGTTGGTCCTCAGTTGCGGGCTATGGACCCGGGGGCTGGCGGCGCAGTTGGGCATTCGCGTGCCGCTTTACGCCTGCGAGCACATGTACGTGGTGACCGAAGCCATGGATCTCGTCGCGCCGACACTGCCCGTACTCCGCGATACCGACGGCTACGTCTATATCAAGGAAGAAGCCGGCAAACTGCTGATCGGCTCGTTCGAGCCGCGTGGCAAGCCGCTGGCCGTGGAGAATCTGCCCGCCGAGCAACAGTTCATTGAATTGCAGGAGGATTGGGACCATTTCGAACTGCCGTTCAGCAAGGCCATGGAGATCATTCCCGCCCTGGAGGAGGCGGGCATCCAAAGATTCATGAACGGCCCGGAAAGTTTCACACCCGATGCCTTGTTCGCGCTGGGCGAGGCGCCCGGGGTCGCCAATTGTTTCGTCGCCGCCGGGTTCAATTCGGAGGGCTTCGAGATGGGCGCCGGGGCCGGGCGGGCGCTGGCGGAATGGATCGTCGAGGGCGAGCCGGTCATGGATTTGTCGGACGTCGACGTCGCCCGCTTCCATCCGTTTCAGGCCAACAGGAAATACCTGCACGACCGGGCGGGAGAATCCCTTGGCTCCATCTACGAGATGCATTGGCCCAACAAGCAGCACCAGACGGCCCGCCCGGTCCGCAAAAGCCCGCTCCACGACCGGCTCGCGGCGCGCAACGCCTGTTTCGGCGAGACGGCGGGCTGGGAGCGCGCCATGTGGTTCGCCCCGAAAGGCGTCGAGCCCAGGGATATCTACTCCCACCAATGGCCGAACTGGTACGAATACACCGCCGAGGAGTGCCGCGCCGCCCGCGAGGATGTTGTTGTTCTCGACCAAAGCTCTTTCGGCAAGACACTGGTGCAAGGCCACGATGCCTGCGCCTTCCTACAACGGATGTGCGCGGGCGATGTTGACGTGGCCGTCGGCAAGCTCGTTTACACGCATATGCTAAACCGGCAGGGCGGGGTCGAAACCGACCTCACCATCGACCGCTTGGCCGAGGACCGGTACATGATCGTGTCCTCGGCGGCCACGCATCAGCGGGACATGGCCTGGATCGGCAAACACCTGGACCCGGACGAACATGTGACGACCACGGACGTTACTTCCGCCTATTCGGTGCTTTCCGTGCAGGGCCCGAAATCTCGCGACCTGTTGGCCCGCATTACCGACGCCGATCTCTCCAACCTGGCGTTTCCGTTCCTGACCTCACGGGAAATCGATATCGGTGATGCACGGGTCATGGCCAAGCGCTTGACCTTCATTGGTGAACTGGGATGGGAACTGCATATCCCGAGCGAGTTCGTTCAGAATGTCTTCGACATTCTGATGGAAGCCGGCGCGGAATTCGGCTTGCGGATGGCCGGATATCATGCCCTCGAGCATCTCCGCTGCGAGCGCGCCTACCGTGAATACGGGTTCGACATCACGCCCGACGACACTCTTTACGAGGCGGGGCTCGGTTTCACGGTGAAGCTGGATACGCGCGGCGGGTTCATGGGCCGCGATGCCATAGCGCCGCAACGCGGCCAAGTGCTCAACAAGCGTCTTGTCATGTTCAAGCTGACCGACCCCGAGCCGGCTCTGTTCCATGACGAGCTGATCCGCCTGGATGGCGAGATCGTCGGCTATATCAGTTCGGGGTCCTACGGCTTTACCCTGGGACGCGCGGTGGGCATGGGCTATGTGCGTCATCCGGACGGGGTTACCCAGGAACTGATCGAGAATTCCCGATTCGAGATCGAGATCGCCTGCGAACATTACTCGGCCGAGGCCTCTTTCCGGGCCTTCTACGATCCCACGGGCGAGCGGGTGAAGGTGTAA